The Saccopteryx leptura isolate mSacLep1 chromosome 2, mSacLep1_pri_phased_curated, whole genome shotgun sequence genome has a window encoding:
- the RUNDC3A gene encoding RUN domain-containing protein 3A isoform X2 produces MEASFVQTTMALGLSSKKASSRNVAVERRNLITVCRFSVKTLLEKYTAEPIDDSSEEFVNFAAILEQILSHRFKAGPVSWFSSDGQRGFWDYIRLACSKVPNNCVSSIENMENISTARAKGRAWIRVALMEKRMSEYITTALRDTRTTRRFYDSGAIMLREEATVLTGMLIGLSAIDFSFCLKGEVLDGKTPVVIDYTPYLKFTQSYDYLTDEEERHSAESSTSEDNSPEHPYLPLVTDEDSWYNKWHKMEQKFRIVYAQKGYLEELVRLRESQLKDLEAENRRLQRQLEEAAAQNQREKRELEGVILELQEQLTGLIPGDHAPLAQGSKELTTSLVNQWPSLGTLNGAEGVSNPKLYRRHSFMSTEPLSVEASLSSDSQRLGEGKQDEEPWGPIGKDPTPSMLGLCGSLASIPSCKSLASFKSNECLGSQGCQGEPAGQEVGVTEAREPLGKLVPSFW; encoded by the exons ATGGAAGCGAGCTTCGTCCAGACCACCATGGCTCTGGGGCTGTCCTCAAAGAAAGCATCTTCCCGCAATGTGGCTGTGGAACGTAGGAACCTGATTACCGTGTGCAG GTTCTCTGTGAAAACCCTGCTGGAGAAGTACACAGCAGAGCCCATCGATGACTCATCTGAGGAGTTTGTGAATTTTGCAGCCATCTTAGAGCAGATCCTCAGCCATCGTTTCAAAG CAGGTCCAGTGAGCTGGTTCAGCTCAGATGGGCAGCGGGGCTTCTGGGACTATATCCGGCTAGCCTGCAGCAAAGTGCCCAACAACTGTGTGAGCAGCATTGAGAACATGGAGAACATCAGCACAGCCCGAGCCAAG GGCCGAGCATGGATCCGGGTAGCACTGATGGAGAAGCGCATGTCGGAATACATCACCACAGCTCTGCGGGACACCCGGACCACCAG ACGTTTCTATGACTCAGGAGCCATCATGCTAAGGGAGGAAGCGACCGTTCTCACCGGGATGCTGATAGGACTGAGCGCCATAGACTTCAG CTTCTGCCTAAAGGGTGAAGTGCTGGACGGGAAGACTCCCGTGGTCATCGATTACACGCCCTACCTAAAGTTCACCCAGAG CTACGACTACCTGACTGATGAGGAGGAGCGGCACAGCGCAGAGAGCAGCACCAGCGAGGACAACTCGCCCGAGCACCCGTACCTGCCGCTCGTCACCGACGAGGACAGCTGGTACAACAAGTGGCACAAGATGGAACAGAAGTTCCGCATCGTCTATGCGCAGAAG GGCTACCTGGAGGAGCTGGTGCGTCTGCGCGAGTCGCAGCTGAAGGACCTGGAGGCGGAGAACCGACGGCTACAGCGGCAACTGGAGGAGGCGGCCGCACAGAACCAGCGCGAGAAGCGGGAGCTGGAAGGCGTGATCCTGGAGCTGCAGGAGCAGCT GACAGGTCTGATCCCTGGTGACCACGCTCCCCTGGCCCAGGGTTCCAAGGAACTCACCACATCCCTGGTCAACCAATGGCCGTCACTGGGAACGCTCAATGGGGCTGAGGGTGTCAGCAATCCCAAGCTCTACCGGAG ACACAGTTTCATGAGCACGGAGCCGCTATCAGTTGAAGCCAGTCTGAGCTCAGACTCCCAGCGCCTGGGAGAGGGCAAGCAGGACGAGGAGCCCTGGGGCCCCATCG GGAAGGACCCCACGCCCTCCATGCTGGGCCTCTgcggctccctggcctccatcccCAGCTGCAAGTCCCTGGCGAGCTTCAAATCCAACGAGTGCCTG GGAAGCCAGGGCTGCCAAGGGGAACCTGCTGGGCAGGAAGTTGGGGTCACCGAGGCCAGAGAGCCCTTGGGGAAGCTTGTTCCATCCTTCTGGTGA
- the RUNDC3A gene encoding RUN domain-containing protein 3A isoform X3 has protein sequence MEASFVQTTMALGLSSKKASSRNVAVERRNLITVCRFSVKTLLEKYTAEPIDDSSEEFVNFAAILEQILSHRFKGPVSWFSSDGQRGFWDYIRLACSKVPNNCVSSIENMENISTARAKGRAWIRVALMEKRMSEYITTALRDTRTTRRFYDSGAIMLREEATVLTGMLIGLSAIDFSFCLKGEVLDGKTPVVIDYTPYLKFTQSYDYLTDEEERHSAESSTSEDNSPEHPYLPLVTDEDSWYNKWHKMEQKFRIVYAQKGYLEELVRLRESQLKDLEAENRRLQRQLEEAAAQNQREKRELEGVILELQEQLTGLIPGDHAPLAQGSKELTTSLVNQWPSLGTLNGAEGVSNPKLYRRHSFMSTEPLSVEASLSSDSQRLGEGKQDEEPWGPIGKDPTPSMLGLCGSLASIPSCKSLASFKSNECLGSQGCQGEPAGQEVGVTEAREPLGKLVPSFW, from the exons ATGGAAGCGAGCTTCGTCCAGACCACCATGGCTCTGGGGCTGTCCTCAAAGAAAGCATCTTCCCGCAATGTGGCTGTGGAACGTAGGAACCTGATTACCGTGTGCAG GTTCTCTGTGAAAACCCTGCTGGAGAAGTACACAGCAGAGCCCATCGATGACTCATCTGAGGAGTTTGTGAATTTTGCAGCCATCTTAGAGCAGATCCTCAGCCATCGTTTCAAAG GTCCAGTGAGCTGGTTCAGCTCAGATGGGCAGCGGGGCTTCTGGGACTATATCCGGCTAGCCTGCAGCAAAGTGCCCAACAACTGTGTGAGCAGCATTGAGAACATGGAGAACATCAGCACAGCCCGAGCCAAG GGCCGAGCATGGATCCGGGTAGCACTGATGGAGAAGCGCATGTCGGAATACATCACCACAGCTCTGCGGGACACCCGGACCACCAG ACGTTTCTATGACTCAGGAGCCATCATGCTAAGGGAGGAAGCGACCGTTCTCACCGGGATGCTGATAGGACTGAGCGCCATAGACTTCAG CTTCTGCCTAAAGGGTGAAGTGCTGGACGGGAAGACTCCCGTGGTCATCGATTACACGCCCTACCTAAAGTTCACCCAGAG CTACGACTACCTGACTGATGAGGAGGAGCGGCACAGCGCAGAGAGCAGCACCAGCGAGGACAACTCGCCCGAGCACCCGTACCTGCCGCTCGTCACCGACGAGGACAGCTGGTACAACAAGTGGCACAAGATGGAACAGAAGTTCCGCATCGTCTATGCGCAGAAG GGCTACCTGGAGGAGCTGGTGCGTCTGCGCGAGTCGCAGCTGAAGGACCTGGAGGCGGAGAACCGACGGCTACAGCGGCAACTGGAGGAGGCGGCCGCACAGAACCAGCGCGAGAAGCGGGAGCTGGAAGGCGTGATCCTGGAGCTGCAGGAGCAGCT GACAGGTCTGATCCCTGGTGACCACGCTCCCCTGGCCCAGGGTTCCAAGGAACTCACCACATCCCTGGTCAACCAATGGCCGTCACTGGGAACGCTCAATGGGGCTGAGGGTGTCAGCAATCCCAAGCTCTACCGGAG ACACAGTTTCATGAGCACGGAGCCGCTATCAGTTGAAGCCAGTCTGAGCTCAGACTCCCAGCGCCTGGGAGAGGGCAAGCAGGACGAGGAGCCCTGGGGCCCCATCG GGAAGGACCCCACGCCCTCCATGCTGGGCCTCTgcggctccctggcctccatcccCAGCTGCAAGTCCCTGGCGAGCTTCAAATCCAACGAGTGCCTG GGAAGCCAGGGCTGCCAAGGGGAACCTGCTGGGCAGGAAGTTGGGGTCACCGAGGCCAGAGAGCCCTTGGGGAAGCTTGTTCCATCCTTCTGGTGA
- the RUNDC3A gene encoding RUN domain-containing protein 3A isoform X6: MEASFVQTTMALGLSSKKASSRNVAVERRNLITVCRFSVKTLLEKYTAEPIDDSSEEFVNFAAILEQILSHRFKACAPAGPVSWFSSDGQRGFWDYIRLACSKVPNNCVSSIENMENISTARAKGRAWIRVALMEKRMSEYITTALRDTRTTRRFYDSGAIMLREEATVLTGMLIGLSAIDFSFCLKGEVLDGKTPVVIDYTPYLKFTQSYDYLTDEEERHSAESSTSEDNSPEHPYLPLVTDEDSWYNKWHKMEQKFRIVYAQKGYLEELVRLRESQLKDLEAENRRLQRQLEEAAAQNQREKRELEGVILELQEQLTGLIPGDHAPLAQGSKELTTSLVNQWPSLGTLNGAEGVSNPKLYRRHSFMSTEPLSVEASLSSDSQRLGEGKQDEEPWGPIGSSEPN; the protein is encoded by the exons ATGGAAGCGAGCTTCGTCCAGACCACCATGGCTCTGGGGCTGTCCTCAAAGAAAGCATCTTCCCGCAATGTGGCTGTGGAACGTAGGAACCTGATTACCGTGTGCAG GTTCTCTGTGAAAACCCTGCTGGAGAAGTACACAGCAGAGCCCATCGATGACTCATCTGAGGAGTTTGTGAATTTTGCAGCCATCTTAGAGCAGATCCTCAGCCATCGTTTCAAAG CCTGTGCCCCAGCAGGTCCAGTGAGCTGGTTCAGCTCAGATGGGCAGCGGGGCTTCTGGGACTATATCCGGCTAGCCTGCAGCAAAGTGCCCAACAACTGTGTGAGCAGCATTGAGAACATGGAGAACATCAGCACAGCCCGAGCCAAG GGCCGAGCATGGATCCGGGTAGCACTGATGGAGAAGCGCATGTCGGAATACATCACCACAGCTCTGCGGGACACCCGGACCACCAG ACGTTTCTATGACTCAGGAGCCATCATGCTAAGGGAGGAAGCGACCGTTCTCACCGGGATGCTGATAGGACTGAGCGCCATAGACTTCAG CTTCTGCCTAAAGGGTGAAGTGCTGGACGGGAAGACTCCCGTGGTCATCGATTACACGCCCTACCTAAAGTTCACCCAGAG CTACGACTACCTGACTGATGAGGAGGAGCGGCACAGCGCAGAGAGCAGCACCAGCGAGGACAACTCGCCCGAGCACCCGTACCTGCCGCTCGTCACCGACGAGGACAGCTGGTACAACAAGTGGCACAAGATGGAACAGAAGTTCCGCATCGTCTATGCGCAGAAG GGCTACCTGGAGGAGCTGGTGCGTCTGCGCGAGTCGCAGCTGAAGGACCTGGAGGCGGAGAACCGACGGCTACAGCGGCAACTGGAGGAGGCGGCCGCACAGAACCAGCGCGAGAAGCGGGAGCTGGAAGGCGTGATCCTGGAGCTGCAGGAGCAGCT GACAGGTCTGATCCCTGGTGACCACGCTCCCCTGGCCCAGGGTTCCAAGGAACTCACCACATCCCTGGTCAACCAATGGCCGTCACTGGGAACGCTCAATGGGGCTGAGGGTGTCAGCAATCCCAAGCTCTACCGGAG ACACAGTTTCATGAGCACGGAGCCGCTATCAGTTGAAGCCAGTCTGAGCTCAGACTCCCAGCGCCTGGGAGAGGGCAAGCAGGACGAGGAGCCCTGGGGCCCCATCG GAAGCTCAGAACCAAATTAG
- the RUNDC3A gene encoding RUN domain-containing protein 3A isoform X4, with product MEASFVQTTMALGLSSKKASSRNVAVERRNLITVCRFSVKTLLEKYTAEPIDDSSEEFVNFAAILEQILSHRFKACAPAGPVSWFSSDGQRGFWDYIRLACSKVPNNCVSSIENMENISTARAKGRAWIRVALMEKRMSEYITTALRDTRTTRRFYDSGAIMLREEATVLTGMLIGLSAIDFSFCLKGEVLDGKTPVVIDYTPYLKFTQSYDYLTDEEERHSAESSTSEDNSPEHPYLPLVTDEDSWYNKWHKMEQKFRIVYAQKGYLEELVRLRESQLKDLEAENRRLQRQLEEAAAQNQREKRELEGVILELQEQLTGLIPGDHAPLAQGSKELTTSLVNQWPSLGTLNGAEGVSNPKLYRRHSFMSTEPLSVEASLSSDSQRLGEGKQDEEPWGPIGKDPTPSMLGLCGSLASIPSCKSLASFKSNECLVSDSPEGSPALSPS from the exons ATGGAAGCGAGCTTCGTCCAGACCACCATGGCTCTGGGGCTGTCCTCAAAGAAAGCATCTTCCCGCAATGTGGCTGTGGAACGTAGGAACCTGATTACCGTGTGCAG GTTCTCTGTGAAAACCCTGCTGGAGAAGTACACAGCAGAGCCCATCGATGACTCATCTGAGGAGTTTGTGAATTTTGCAGCCATCTTAGAGCAGATCCTCAGCCATCGTTTCAAAG CCTGTGCCCCAGCAGGTCCAGTGAGCTGGTTCAGCTCAGATGGGCAGCGGGGCTTCTGGGACTATATCCGGCTAGCCTGCAGCAAAGTGCCCAACAACTGTGTGAGCAGCATTGAGAACATGGAGAACATCAGCACAGCCCGAGCCAAG GGCCGAGCATGGATCCGGGTAGCACTGATGGAGAAGCGCATGTCGGAATACATCACCACAGCTCTGCGGGACACCCGGACCACCAG ACGTTTCTATGACTCAGGAGCCATCATGCTAAGGGAGGAAGCGACCGTTCTCACCGGGATGCTGATAGGACTGAGCGCCATAGACTTCAG CTTCTGCCTAAAGGGTGAAGTGCTGGACGGGAAGACTCCCGTGGTCATCGATTACACGCCCTACCTAAAGTTCACCCAGAG CTACGACTACCTGACTGATGAGGAGGAGCGGCACAGCGCAGAGAGCAGCACCAGCGAGGACAACTCGCCCGAGCACCCGTACCTGCCGCTCGTCACCGACGAGGACAGCTGGTACAACAAGTGGCACAAGATGGAACAGAAGTTCCGCATCGTCTATGCGCAGAAG GGCTACCTGGAGGAGCTGGTGCGTCTGCGCGAGTCGCAGCTGAAGGACCTGGAGGCGGAGAACCGACGGCTACAGCGGCAACTGGAGGAGGCGGCCGCACAGAACCAGCGCGAGAAGCGGGAGCTGGAAGGCGTGATCCTGGAGCTGCAGGAGCAGCT GACAGGTCTGATCCCTGGTGACCACGCTCCCCTGGCCCAGGGTTCCAAGGAACTCACCACATCCCTGGTCAACCAATGGCCGTCACTGGGAACGCTCAATGGGGCTGAGGGTGTCAGCAATCCCAAGCTCTACCGGAG ACACAGTTTCATGAGCACGGAGCCGCTATCAGTTGAAGCCAGTCTGAGCTCAGACTCCCAGCGCCTGGGAGAGGGCAAGCAGGACGAGGAGCCCTGGGGCCCCATCG GGAAGGACCCCACGCCCTCCATGCTGGGCCTCTgcggctccctggcctccatcccCAGCTGCAAGTCCCTGGCGAGCTTCAAATCCAACGAGTGCCTGGTGAGCGACAGTCCTGAGGGCAGCCCAGCACTGAGCCCTAGCTGA
- the RUNDC3A gene encoding RUN domain-containing protein 3A isoform X5 yields MEASFVQTTMALGLSSKKASSRNVAVERRNLITVCRFSVKTLLEKYTAEPIDDSSEEFVNFAAILEQILSHRFKGPVSWFSSDGQRGFWDYIRLACSKVPNNCVSSIENMENISTARAKGRAWIRVALMEKRMSEYITTALRDTRTTRRFYDSGAIMLREEATVLTGMLIGLSAIDFSFCLKGEVLDGKTPVVIDYTPYLKFTQSYDYLTDEEERHSAESSTSEDNSPEHPYLPLVTDEDSWYNKWHKMEQKFRIVYAQKGYLEELVRLRESQLKDLEAENRRLQRQLEEAAAQNQREKRELEGVILELQEQLTGLIPGDHAPLAQGSKELTTSLVNQWPSLGTLNGAEGVSNPKLYRRHSFMSTEPLSVEASLSSDSQRLGEGKQDEEPWGPIGKDPTPSMLGLCGSLASIPSCKSLASFKSNECLVSDSPEGSPALSPS; encoded by the exons ATGGAAGCGAGCTTCGTCCAGACCACCATGGCTCTGGGGCTGTCCTCAAAGAAAGCATCTTCCCGCAATGTGGCTGTGGAACGTAGGAACCTGATTACCGTGTGCAG GTTCTCTGTGAAAACCCTGCTGGAGAAGTACACAGCAGAGCCCATCGATGACTCATCTGAGGAGTTTGTGAATTTTGCAGCCATCTTAGAGCAGATCCTCAGCCATCGTTTCAAAG GTCCAGTGAGCTGGTTCAGCTCAGATGGGCAGCGGGGCTTCTGGGACTATATCCGGCTAGCCTGCAGCAAAGTGCCCAACAACTGTGTGAGCAGCATTGAGAACATGGAGAACATCAGCACAGCCCGAGCCAAG GGCCGAGCATGGATCCGGGTAGCACTGATGGAGAAGCGCATGTCGGAATACATCACCACAGCTCTGCGGGACACCCGGACCACCAG ACGTTTCTATGACTCAGGAGCCATCATGCTAAGGGAGGAAGCGACCGTTCTCACCGGGATGCTGATAGGACTGAGCGCCATAGACTTCAG CTTCTGCCTAAAGGGTGAAGTGCTGGACGGGAAGACTCCCGTGGTCATCGATTACACGCCCTACCTAAAGTTCACCCAGAG CTACGACTACCTGACTGATGAGGAGGAGCGGCACAGCGCAGAGAGCAGCACCAGCGAGGACAACTCGCCCGAGCACCCGTACCTGCCGCTCGTCACCGACGAGGACAGCTGGTACAACAAGTGGCACAAGATGGAACAGAAGTTCCGCATCGTCTATGCGCAGAAG GGCTACCTGGAGGAGCTGGTGCGTCTGCGCGAGTCGCAGCTGAAGGACCTGGAGGCGGAGAACCGACGGCTACAGCGGCAACTGGAGGAGGCGGCCGCACAGAACCAGCGCGAGAAGCGGGAGCTGGAAGGCGTGATCCTGGAGCTGCAGGAGCAGCT GACAGGTCTGATCCCTGGTGACCACGCTCCCCTGGCCCAGGGTTCCAAGGAACTCACCACATCCCTGGTCAACCAATGGCCGTCACTGGGAACGCTCAATGGGGCTGAGGGTGTCAGCAATCCCAAGCTCTACCGGAG ACACAGTTTCATGAGCACGGAGCCGCTATCAGTTGAAGCCAGTCTGAGCTCAGACTCCCAGCGCCTGGGAGAGGGCAAGCAGGACGAGGAGCCCTGGGGCCCCATCG GGAAGGACCCCACGCCCTCCATGCTGGGCCTCTgcggctccctggcctccatcccCAGCTGCAAGTCCCTGGCGAGCTTCAAATCCAACGAGTGCCTGGTGAGCGACAGTCCTGAGGGCAGCCCAGCACTGAGCCCTAGCTGA
- the RUNDC3A gene encoding RUN domain-containing protein 3A isoform X1 produces MEASFVQTTMALGLSSKKASSRNVAVERRNLITVCRFSVKTLLEKYTAEPIDDSSEEFVNFAAILEQILSHRFKACAPAGPVSWFSSDGQRGFWDYIRLACSKVPNNCVSSIENMENISTARAKGRAWIRVALMEKRMSEYITTALRDTRTTRRFYDSGAIMLREEATVLTGMLIGLSAIDFSFCLKGEVLDGKTPVVIDYTPYLKFTQSYDYLTDEEERHSAESSTSEDNSPEHPYLPLVTDEDSWYNKWHKMEQKFRIVYAQKGYLEELVRLRESQLKDLEAENRRLQRQLEEAAAQNQREKRELEGVILELQEQLTGLIPGDHAPLAQGSKELTTSLVNQWPSLGTLNGAEGVSNPKLYRRHSFMSTEPLSVEASLSSDSQRLGEGKQDEEPWGPIGKDPTPSMLGLCGSLASIPSCKSLASFKSNECLGSQGCQGEPAGQEVGVTEAREPLGKLVPSFW; encoded by the exons ATGGAAGCGAGCTTCGTCCAGACCACCATGGCTCTGGGGCTGTCCTCAAAGAAAGCATCTTCCCGCAATGTGGCTGTGGAACGTAGGAACCTGATTACCGTGTGCAG GTTCTCTGTGAAAACCCTGCTGGAGAAGTACACAGCAGAGCCCATCGATGACTCATCTGAGGAGTTTGTGAATTTTGCAGCCATCTTAGAGCAGATCCTCAGCCATCGTTTCAAAG CCTGTGCCCCAGCAGGTCCAGTGAGCTGGTTCAGCTCAGATGGGCAGCGGGGCTTCTGGGACTATATCCGGCTAGCCTGCAGCAAAGTGCCCAACAACTGTGTGAGCAGCATTGAGAACATGGAGAACATCAGCACAGCCCGAGCCAAG GGCCGAGCATGGATCCGGGTAGCACTGATGGAGAAGCGCATGTCGGAATACATCACCACAGCTCTGCGGGACACCCGGACCACCAG ACGTTTCTATGACTCAGGAGCCATCATGCTAAGGGAGGAAGCGACCGTTCTCACCGGGATGCTGATAGGACTGAGCGCCATAGACTTCAG CTTCTGCCTAAAGGGTGAAGTGCTGGACGGGAAGACTCCCGTGGTCATCGATTACACGCCCTACCTAAAGTTCACCCAGAG CTACGACTACCTGACTGATGAGGAGGAGCGGCACAGCGCAGAGAGCAGCACCAGCGAGGACAACTCGCCCGAGCACCCGTACCTGCCGCTCGTCACCGACGAGGACAGCTGGTACAACAAGTGGCACAAGATGGAACAGAAGTTCCGCATCGTCTATGCGCAGAAG GGCTACCTGGAGGAGCTGGTGCGTCTGCGCGAGTCGCAGCTGAAGGACCTGGAGGCGGAGAACCGACGGCTACAGCGGCAACTGGAGGAGGCGGCCGCACAGAACCAGCGCGAGAAGCGGGAGCTGGAAGGCGTGATCCTGGAGCTGCAGGAGCAGCT GACAGGTCTGATCCCTGGTGACCACGCTCCCCTGGCCCAGGGTTCCAAGGAACTCACCACATCCCTGGTCAACCAATGGCCGTCACTGGGAACGCTCAATGGGGCTGAGGGTGTCAGCAATCCCAAGCTCTACCGGAG ACACAGTTTCATGAGCACGGAGCCGCTATCAGTTGAAGCCAGTCTGAGCTCAGACTCCCAGCGCCTGGGAGAGGGCAAGCAGGACGAGGAGCCCTGGGGCCCCATCG GGAAGGACCCCACGCCCTCCATGCTGGGCCTCTgcggctccctggcctccatcccCAGCTGCAAGTCCCTGGCGAGCTTCAAATCCAACGAGTGCCTG GGAAGCCAGGGCTGCCAAGGGGAACCTGCTGGGCAGGAAGTTGGGGTCACCGAGGCCAGAGAGCCCTTGGGGAAGCTTGTTCCATCCTTCTGGTGA
- the RUNDC3A gene encoding RUN domain-containing protein 3A isoform X7 yields the protein MEASFVQTTMALGLSSKKASSRNVAVERRNLITVCRFSVKTLLEKYTAEPIDDSSEEFVNFAAILEQILSHRFKGPVSWFSSDGQRGFWDYIRLACSKVPNNCVSSIENMENISTARAKGRAWIRVALMEKRMSEYITTALRDTRTTRRFYDSGAIMLREEATVLTGMLIGLSAIDFSFCLKGEVLDGKTPVVIDYTPYLKFTQSYDYLTDEEERHSAESSTSEDNSPEHPYLPLVTDEDSWYNKWHKMEQKFRIVYAQKGYLEELVRLRESQLKDLEAENRRLQRQLEEAAAQNQREKRELEGVILELQEQLTGLIPGDHAPLAQGSKELTTSLVNQWPSLGTLNGAEGVSNPKLYRRHSFMSTEPLSVEASLSSDSQRLGEGKQDEEPWGPIGSSEPN from the exons ATGGAAGCGAGCTTCGTCCAGACCACCATGGCTCTGGGGCTGTCCTCAAAGAAAGCATCTTCCCGCAATGTGGCTGTGGAACGTAGGAACCTGATTACCGTGTGCAG GTTCTCTGTGAAAACCCTGCTGGAGAAGTACACAGCAGAGCCCATCGATGACTCATCTGAGGAGTTTGTGAATTTTGCAGCCATCTTAGAGCAGATCCTCAGCCATCGTTTCAAAG GTCCAGTGAGCTGGTTCAGCTCAGATGGGCAGCGGGGCTTCTGGGACTATATCCGGCTAGCCTGCAGCAAAGTGCCCAACAACTGTGTGAGCAGCATTGAGAACATGGAGAACATCAGCACAGCCCGAGCCAAG GGCCGAGCATGGATCCGGGTAGCACTGATGGAGAAGCGCATGTCGGAATACATCACCACAGCTCTGCGGGACACCCGGACCACCAG ACGTTTCTATGACTCAGGAGCCATCATGCTAAGGGAGGAAGCGACCGTTCTCACCGGGATGCTGATAGGACTGAGCGCCATAGACTTCAG CTTCTGCCTAAAGGGTGAAGTGCTGGACGGGAAGACTCCCGTGGTCATCGATTACACGCCCTACCTAAAGTTCACCCAGAG CTACGACTACCTGACTGATGAGGAGGAGCGGCACAGCGCAGAGAGCAGCACCAGCGAGGACAACTCGCCCGAGCACCCGTACCTGCCGCTCGTCACCGACGAGGACAGCTGGTACAACAAGTGGCACAAGATGGAACAGAAGTTCCGCATCGTCTATGCGCAGAAG GGCTACCTGGAGGAGCTGGTGCGTCTGCGCGAGTCGCAGCTGAAGGACCTGGAGGCGGAGAACCGACGGCTACAGCGGCAACTGGAGGAGGCGGCCGCACAGAACCAGCGCGAGAAGCGGGAGCTGGAAGGCGTGATCCTGGAGCTGCAGGAGCAGCT GACAGGTCTGATCCCTGGTGACCACGCTCCCCTGGCCCAGGGTTCCAAGGAACTCACCACATCCCTGGTCAACCAATGGCCGTCACTGGGAACGCTCAATGGGGCTGAGGGTGTCAGCAATCCCAAGCTCTACCGGAG ACACAGTTTCATGAGCACGGAGCCGCTATCAGTTGAAGCCAGTCTGAGCTCAGACTCCCAGCGCCTGGGAGAGGGCAAGCAGGACGAGGAGCCCTGGGGCCCCATCG GAAGCTCAGAACCAAATTAG